One Natronomonas moolapensis 8.8.11 genomic region harbors:
- a CDS encoding agmatinase family protein produces MTDERSGEDIYGDEYKESNEPIFSGIPTFLKLPEVERDRLDAEDVDIGIVGAPLDTATTIRPGTRYGPRAVRAASTVPSPPYEHFNIETGVDPFDTFSVADTGDAAVSPGDTRQSQLNIENAVAEISEQATPIVIGGDHSISYPDIKGWAEANGYEDIGLIHFDCHADTGDEGLTGFEYDHGAWVKRVYDDGLMAGENYTLIGPRGFWPGPDTYEAMREAGMKWYTSMEVANMDLDDIVADAVQRATDGTDAVWVSFDVDVMEPAYAPGTGEPEPGGLVPREAIYMIREVVKALDPDDFGFDVVEVSPAYDTSDTNSYNGGVTSGLANRLIIEVMGSMALAEQGLEEGSPIKPKEPLGPTTQAQPTDD; encoded by the coding sequence ATGACAGACGAACGATCCGGCGAGGATATATACGGCGACGAGTACAAAGAGTCGAACGAGCCCATATTCAGCGGCATCCCGACGTTCCTGAAACTCCCCGAAGTCGAGCGGGACCGGCTGGACGCCGAGGACGTCGACATCGGGATCGTCGGCGCGCCGCTGGATACGGCGACGACGATCCGCCCCGGGACCCGCTATGGCCCGCGTGCGGTGCGGGCGGCCTCGACGGTGCCCTCCCCGCCCTACGAGCACTTCAACATCGAGACCGGCGTCGACCCCTTCGACACGTTCAGCGTCGCCGACACCGGTGACGCGGCGGTCTCGCCGGGCGACACCCGGCAGAGCCAGCTCAACATCGAGAACGCGGTCGCCGAGATCTCCGAGCAGGCGACGCCCATCGTCATCGGGGGCGACCACTCGATCTCCTACCCCGATATCAAGGGCTGGGCCGAGGCCAACGGCTACGAGGACATCGGGCTGATCCACTTCGACTGTCACGCCGATACGGGCGACGAGGGGCTCACCGGCTTCGAGTACGACCACGGCGCGTGGGTCAAGCGGGTCTACGACGACGGCCTGATGGCCGGCGAGAACTACACGCTGATCGGCCCCCGCGGCTTCTGGCCCGGCCCCGACACCTACGAGGCGATGCGCGAGGCGGGCATGAAGTGGTACACGTCGATGGAGGTTGCCAATATGGACCTCGACGACATCGTCGCCGACGCGGTCCAGCGGGCCACTGACGGCACCGACGCCGTCTGGGTCTCCTTCGACGTCGACGTGATGGAGCCCGCCTACGCACCCGGGACCGGCGAGCCCGAGCCGGGCGGTCTCGTCCCCCGCGAGGCGATCTACATGATCCGAGAGGTCGTCAAGGCGCTCGATCCCGACGACTTCGGCTTCGACGTGGTCGAGGTGTCGCCGGCCTACGACACCAGCGACACGAACTCCTACAACGGCGGCGTCACCAGCGGGCTCGCAAACCGCCTCATCATCGAAGTCATGGGGAGCATGGCGCTCGCCGAGCAGGGCCTCGAAGAGGGCTCGCCGATCAAGCCCAAAGAGCCGCTCGGCCCGACGACGCAGGCCCAGCCGACCGACGACTGA
- a CDS encoding ArsR/SmtB family transcription factor, which produces MASAFPHCPSVSHTLEERMTVDLGDGSAGRVFEALASETARSILERILADPATASEIAASVDTSIQNAGYHLSQLEDAGVITEADVWYSARGREMSVYAPRVREVVVRVRT; this is translated from the coding sequence ATGGCGAGTGCGTTTCCCCATTGCCCGTCGGTCAGTCACACGCTCGAAGAGCGGATGACAGTGGACCTCGGTGATGGTTCGGCCGGGCGTGTGTTCGAGGCGCTGGCTTCCGAGACCGCGAGATCGATCCTCGAACGGATACTGGCCGATCCTGCGACTGCCTCCGAGATCGCCGCGTCCGTCGACACGTCGATTCAGAACGCCGGGTATCACCTCTCGCAACTCGAGGACGCCGGTGTCATCACCGAAGCCGACGTGTGGTACTCGGCCCGAGGTCGGGAGATGTCGGTGTACGCGCCGCGCGTCCGGGAGGTCGTGGTTCGCGTCCGGACGTGA
- a CDS encoding sensor domain-containing protein, whose amino-acid sequence MTDNQTATRNGSDGRPLRRFAGAPFRTETYAKLLYLLLAFPLGVTYFVFLAVGLSVGVGTSLLLVGVPVVVLTVVGVAFLGAVEARLTSGLLGIEAPLPEPLRADNPDGLRRVENGLVETLLGLFTAPTTWTALALLALKSIYGVFVLVISVTAAAATASLLGAPLAYDAPDVTYTVGTHVVDTLPEALGLAVVGVIVGLGSLYLLSGLATAGGLMTAALLEFDGTRNGTE is encoded by the coding sequence ATGACAGACAACCAAACCGCAACGCGGAACGGATCGGACGGCCGCCCTCTCCGTCGATTCGCCGGCGCGCCGTTCCGAACAGAAACGTACGCAAAGCTACTATATCTGCTGTTGGCGTTCCCGCTCGGGGTCACCTATTTCGTGTTCCTGGCCGTCGGGCTCTCGGTTGGCGTCGGAACGAGCCTGCTGCTCGTGGGCGTGCCGGTTGTCGTTCTCACGGTCGTCGGCGTCGCGTTCCTTGGAGCCGTCGAAGCGCGGCTCACGTCGGGACTCCTCGGCATCGAGGCGCCGCTCCCGGAACCCCTCCGGGCGGACAACCCCGACGGACTCCGGCGAGTAGAAAACGGGCTCGTCGAGACGCTCCTCGGCCTGTTCACCGCCCCGACCACGTGGACTGCCCTCGCGCTGTTGGCGCTCAAGTCCATCTACGGCGTGTTCGTACTCGTTATTTCGGTCACGGCGGCCGCGGCGACGGCGTCGCTTCTCGGCGCGCCGCTGGCGTACGACGCCCCCGACGTGACGTACACGGTCGGCACGCACGTGGTGGATACGCTCCCCGAAGCGCTCGGCCTCGCCGTCGTCGGAGTGATCGTCGGCCTCGGTTCGCTGTATCTACTGAGTGGACTCGCCACCGCCGGCGGACTCATGACGGCGGCGTTGCTGGAGTTCGACGGGACACGGAACGGGACGGAGTGA
- a CDS encoding DUF7521 family protein: MSASLATLTAVVSALTAIVGSFVAYLAYRGYRRNDSRRMRALSFGIVCIAVVPYVVDRVVDPVTGASDAVLIVFVTLSHAIGLAAIYTTFDR; encoded by the coding sequence ATGTCCGCCTCGCTTGCCACTCTCACGGCCGTCGTGTCCGCGCTCACCGCAATAGTGGGATCGTTCGTCGCCTACTTGGCGTATCGCGGCTACCGTCGGAACGACAGCCGACGGATGCGGGCGCTCTCGTTCGGGATCGTCTGTATCGCCGTCGTTCCGTACGTCGTCGACCGCGTCGTCGACCCTGTGACGGGCGCGTCGGACGCCGTCCTCATCGTATTTGTCACGCTTTCGCATGCCATCGGACTGGCAGCGATCTACACGACGTTCGATCGATAG
- a CDS encoding DUF7521 family protein, whose translation MTPVDRPAVVGRAPGTAAAGPFVSSGIEVTGGPATVVLLGIVTFLLASLLAVLVTYRFVEGYRRTDSRPVLLLAIGMFFLAPAPMFVRLVAANVDAVPGEVQTLAASLSELAGLLVLLYVVYTR comes from the coding sequence ATGACGCCAGTCGACCGCCCCGCTGTCGTGGGGCGAGCGCCCGGAACCGCTGCGGCGGGACCGTTCGTATCGTCGGGAATCGAGGTCACCGGCGGGCCGGCGACCGTCGTGTTGCTCGGCATCGTCACCTTCCTGCTCGCCAGCCTCCTCGCCGTCCTCGTCACCTACCGGTTCGTCGAGGGGTACCGCCGGACGGACTCCCGTCCGGTCCTGCTGTTGGCGATCGGGATGTTCTTTCTCGCGCCGGCGCCGATGTTCGTCCGGCTCGTGGCCGCCAACGTCGACGCGGTTCCAGGTGAGGTGCAGACGCTCGCCGCGTCTCTGTCGGAGCTGGCGGGACTGCTCGTCCTCCTCTACGTCGTATACACGAGATAA
- a CDS encoding ArsR/SmtB family transcription factor — protein sequence MIQRVAADDAAVLSLLNDEYARTIIVETYREPRSASALSTACDADPSTVYRRIGRLEDSGLLDAQQRLDPEGHHYKEYTARLEHVGVNVTADGLDVDVEYVEREAADTFTRLYEEFSG from the coding sequence ATGATACAGCGAGTGGCCGCCGACGATGCGGCCGTGCTGTCGCTTTTGAACGACGAGTACGCGCGGACGATCATCGTCGAGACGTATCGGGAGCCGCGGTCGGCATCGGCGCTGAGCACTGCGTGCGATGCCGACCCCTCGACGGTGTATCGGCGTATCGGCCGACTGGAGGACAGCGGGTTGCTCGACGCCCAGCAGCGTCTCGACCCGGAGGGACATCACTACAAGGAGTACACGGCCCGGCTGGAACACGTCGGCGTGAACGTGACGGCTGACGGACTCGACGTCGACGTCGAGTACGTCGAGCGCGAAGCCGCGGATACGTTCACCAGACTGTACGAGGAGTTCTCCGGATGA